The genomic stretch CTGTGTTTAAAACAGGCTAAGACGGCACAGTGCATCCCTGGTGGTAATATACAGAGGtagaatgtttaaagtgaccatGACTTTGTGTCCGAATGTGACCAAGTCAGTAACACTTCTCTGTGTGAGCCTCTTTTAGTGCATTTGTTCATTAATGCAGCAGTGCACGCTCAGCCTCTGTCACACGCTGTAAGCTGATCTCGGAATGTTGGTATCGATTAATTTTTTTGAGTATGAGTAAATGAGCACGATATTGGCCCAATACCCAATACTAGAATCCGTATCAATGCATCCTTACTGCTATCTAATATTTACATTagtctcatagctccagtgcagagcaaacttcagacaacatGTATTGGTTGATCATCTACAGTTGGCTGCTACTTTAACTCATTTTATAAAGGTGATTACAAAAagctgcaatggactggcgacctgtccagggtgtatcctgccttctgccctgggataggctccagcaccaccctgcaaccctgagggagaagcggcttagaaaatgtgtgtgtgtgtgtgtgtgtgtgtgtgtgtgtgtgtgtgtgtgattacaaTAGAGTAACCATATTCTTCTGTCTCCCTAGACGATATAAtcaagttgaataaaaaagaacagaaagcaaACAGAGCTGCGTTCAGGGTGAGAAACAAACGTGCTGCAAACAAGAATAACGTCCTGAAGAAGCTGAGCCAGGTGCCACAGACACGGAGAGGCCTCAGACGAGGGACGCTGCAGTACCAGGGTAACAGCAGCAACAGCCAtttgactgtctgtctgtgcatcTGTCCATACTTCTGTCTCTATCTATTTATCCATCCTGTTCATTGCAATTCTGGTGTCCCATCTATCCACACTTCCCATTCCCTTTTCTTTGCAAGCTTCGATTAATTGAGTCTCTCTGCACTTCTAAATGGAGGATTATTAATTGGTTGGTTTTGTGTTGTAGGTCCCAGCAGGTCACGAGGACTGAATAGAGCCAGAGGTTTGGGCAGGAGAGGGTCACTGAGAGGCAGCGGCCTGAGCCCTCTAAATAGAGCTTCTGCCAgtacagtggtcagtgtgagagaAACCAGACATATGAGAAAAATAAGACTTCATATtggaataatatataattagGGAATTTCTTtgtgcaaaacaaataaaaaaaaaaaacaattataacaGAAAGTCCAGAAACACAATGAAATCTAGAAATTAAACGCAAATCCAGAAAAAATTGCAAATCCAGAAATGCTGTACAAACCCATCTGCAAATTCAGaaacacaacaacaaatcaaacagtAACAGCAAATCCAgaaatgtgccacacatttagACATTCATGGCAAATGTAGAAACACAACAGTAAATGTAGAAATGCATCGCAAAtctagaaaaatgaaaagaaagtaaTTCAAATGAAGAACATCTGTAAatctacacaacactacacaaatcctgaaacacagcagcaattGTAAAAACGTAACAGTAAGTACAGGAACCCAACCATAAATATTGAAATGCAACAGTAAATCCGGAAGCACAACACAAATcctgaaacacagcagcaaaaaaaaaatacaacagcaaATTCAAGCAAAGCAGTTATGTTTAGTTTGTTAATATATGTTGAGTTTTTGTAAATAACaaacatttattattgttattatgatttatttcttatttacttCTTATTCAGTAACAATAATTACATGTTAAATTTAATGTATATGATTACACAAAGGTTGTGTTGTGATTCTCTCTGCAAGTTTAtggtatttttgtattttgatatatttattgCTATATTATTTTATACGTATTACCTAGAATTAAACTTGGCCAGGTATGACACAACAAAGGGAGAATTCTGTGTCAAATTTGGGGCTGTCTCTGTTTCTATGTAGAGACCAGAGCAGCTGGGTGAAAACACAGTCCCACAGAGAGGTGCGTTTCGAGGGAGAGGACGAGGACGaggcagaggaagaggaggttTAAACAGGTATGAGGCTTTCTGTGTGTCTAAAACAGGTCTCTAGAATGTTCACACTGGAATTCAGAATGGTGTCCAGTTAAAAGGTTGACCTTTCTTGACCCAGCAGTGGATAAAGATTCTCACTTTGTATTTAGGAAACTTCTGCATGTTACAGATTTCTGCCTGCATCATTTATATCAACACATCATATAAATGAATATTTCCAATTTATCATGATGAGCAGTTGAAGGTATTGCTTGTGTTCTAGGGGCGCTTTTTCAGCAAGAGGTCAAAGAGCTCCCCAAAGAGGTGGCAGGCCATTTACATTAGACAGGGGGGTAAGTTATTTAATGCTAAGACATAGAGATGGTCATTTTAACCCTTTATGTTAATCAGATATAAATCAGACTATAAATGAAGACCATTGAAAAGTTCTAATAtgaaaacatttatattgttaGGAATAAAGAATGGAAACATGGAAGGTTTACCTTTCACTTAATGCAAGCAGTTGTAAGCAGCTATCATACTATCATAGCAGCTACTTTACTTGATAGTTCGATTGGCTAAGTGATTATTAGTGATGTTACATTTTCTGgtattacattacatatttaaaagaaaattatcTGCATTTCCTTATGTTTTGTAGTTTGCAGCTACAAGGGGAGCTGGCAAATTGGAAAGTTATCAGAAAATAAGGAGGTATGTTTATCTGGCTCAAAGTAAATGCAACTTTAGTGCCCACcagtacatgattcattcatctaACACTATATCTCACGCTCTCGCTCTGTGTCTGGAAAACAGTCGAACTACAGCATCCTCTTCTGGAACAACACTGACAGTGTCACTGCCCAATGCAAAACCAGCAGCTGCACCTCCGTGAGCAGTCATAAAATACCTTTTGAGAACTTTGCTCTATTGTACCCTGAGTCACAAAAAAGTCTAAATTCCTTTCTCCCTGTCTGTTTCTTTATCTCTCCGCATCAGGCCTAAACGTGGTGGCGCAATGCTAAGGGGCAGGTCATCTGACGCTGCAGGCAGCCCCACACCCAAAGGCATCCAGCTCCATTTTAATTACAAAGCCACGACCAACCAGGTGAGTATACACACCCACCATTGCCACCAGCCAAACTGCCAGAACCAACCAGCTTGTCTTGTTCAACCACCTCCAGCCAGATTAGCTTGTGCAGTTAAAGTGAGAACTAGTAGGGCAGAATTAGAGAGACTTGAGCAGATTAACTTATATCAGTGGACCCAGATATCAATAACAGACAATTAACAAGCTTCCGGTTGGCAGTGCGTAGAGTAGggaaaatacataaatgtgCAGGGGAGCCAAGACTTGGATCGGGAACTTCTGATTTATAtagaatttattaaaaaaaatggcaaTTTGATAGCTCCCCGGAGAGGAATTACACAGAGAAGGATTTCTAAGTATATTCAGTAATATAACCCCAAAGTGACGACTATCTAATGTACATTTCTcttacctcttctccttctggacAGGCTTGACTTTAGGCTAAAGATATCTCACTTTCTGAAACACACTCTAGTGTggacatttgtgttttattttgaagcCAGGCTGCTCTTCCGTACTTTTCCTCATGTTACATTGTGTAggaaataaattacacaaaattgtTGGTCTTACACTGTGAAACTTTCATAAACTATTGCCTGCAGCATCATTTCCATTCAACTTAAAAGTAACacaaagcaattcaaaaacaaagtTGCGTGCAACACACGCAGTTACTCCGCTAATGAtctattcatccattcatccatctaggatttttttaatataaccCCAAATCAGAAAAAGTTAGAATAGTACAgaacatgcaaataaaaatgaaagcgGTGATTTCCAAAATTTATTTTGACTTGTATTTCATTTCAGAgagatatttcatgttttgtctgGTTACCTTTATTTCATCTGTAATCATACATCCATCCCTGCCATTTAGGCCTGCGGCACATTCCAAAGAAAGTTGGGACTGGGCAATTTAGGTCTAGTAATAaggtaaaataatgaaatgatgatttgatttgaaatagGTGATGCCATCAGGACATTGTAATTAAGATTTAGTTCAAAAGCAGCATCCAGGAAAAAAGTCTAGTCCTTTAGGAGCAAACACGGGCCGAGTTCACCAGTTTGCCAAAAATCCATGCAACATTATTGAAATGTTCATCaatgaaagagaggaagggaTTTGGATATTTCATCCTCTACGGTGCGTAGCACAATTAAAGGATTACATTAATCTAAAGGAATTTCAGTGCATAAAAGGCAAGGGTGCAAGCCTAAGATGAATAACTGTGCTCTACAATCCCTCATAAGGCACTGCATCGAGAACTGTCATTCATCTGTTAGCGAtataaccacatgggctcaggattACTTTGGCGAACCTTTGTCAAGCACTACAATATGTAGTTACATCAGCAAATGCCATTTAAAGCTTTACTGTGCCAAAAGGAAGCTTATGTTAAACATGTCCAGAAGAACCatcgacttctctgggctcgaaGGCAACTTACACTTCTGTGACGGCACCATTAAGGCATGAAAGTGCAAAGAGATTCTGGAGCAAAATTTGCTGCCTTCGAGATGACATCTTTTCCAGGGAGCCATGcatatttcaacaagacaaaaaaaacacacacattctgcaCAGATTACAAAGACATGGCAGcagaagaagagggtgcaggagCTCGAATGgactgcctgcagtccagaccagtcCCCAATAGAAGATGTGTGGCACACGTTAAAATGCCAAATAGCATTTTACAAATAGCAAACAGTGCAGACCCCGTTCTTTTGCACACTGTAGAACGTGTTTGCAGGAAGGGACAATATAACACCTGAAAGctggtgtctgtgttgtgagAAGAACTGGAAACATTACAAAAGACAAATGCTTTACTGTCCCAACCTTGTTTAAATTTGTTGCACTAATCAAAATTgaaataatttttcattttggaaaagcaGTAAAATTCATGAGAACATCAAATAACCTGctgctgtatttttttcaatgtgATAAAGGCCAAGAATAATTGactaattactgttttttttttttttttgcatttccaTTTACTGCTTGCTTTTTTGTCATCTAACATACTCAGTTCAACATATGATCATGATAtctaacaactgtggaaaatgatTTCAGTCAGTTTAAATAATTACAACGATTAATTAAAACAACTGCGACTATCACTAATAATTGTAATTCGGTGATTacgtaataattgtgacaggcctagttTAAGTAGCCGCATACTTGATGCCTCACTCATTCTGTATTAGAAACACAAGAGGTTAATCGAGGAGCGCACCTCGGACTGCTCTTCTATAATAATTGCCTATGAAGCGTcttctgatttattttcttGCCCATTGCTCTTGTGAATTCAGTCGAAAGTCAACATGATCACATGACGTTATCACCAacggctgtttcatgaaacaatTTTCATGAAGTTGAGAAGCTTGCAGCTGTTGCTACTGAGTTTCATATGGGTTCTAGGACACTTTACATCATGCAACTCAATAGTCAGTACAATTTAGTTTCGTCTAGGTTTCAAGCATATAATATTTCACAGTGTGAAATCAGATTCAGCAGGTGTTGTATATACAACTTATGTAGAGCTCTGTTATTGTCTCTTTCCAGATTAAACCACTTGATGATCAGTATCACCTACCCACTAGTCATGATTTTCTCAAGAAACATTATGTCTGATGTAAATTGTTAACTGGACAATTCTGTAACACAGCTTTTCATGTCAATTTGTATgttacatacaaatatacatacatacatacacccacaATATccctatatgtatatatatatatatatatatatatatatatatacaaaaaaaacactttttgttctttttttgtttttattttccagaCTGGATTATCGCTACATGATCGCTTTACAAGCCTACGGATCAGAGGGCGTGGTCGGAGAGCAGAGAGGGGAAGTGGGAGGGGGCGAGGAAGAGGACAAATTAGAGGACAAAGAatagaaggagaaagaggaagaggaggaggtggaggaagGGGCATGCTAAGAGGTGGGATGGCCGTAGCACAAGGAGgaagaggcagaggcagaggcagaggcagaggtGGAAGAGCAGCGGCACGGGGTGCTGGCCGAATGGTCATTCTTCAGTAATTTTCACAATATGGGCTGCAGTAGATAAGAACTCGCACCAACACATTTACTTTTCATAAAACACAAAAGGTGTAGGTTGTAGAAAAGCTCCTCAAGTTAAGCATAGATGTATTTACCATCACCTTCTGGTGGTTTAATCATTCTATTTCTGTACCattgacatcatttgaatttgaaattgTGATGGGTATGGAAAAGCGTTTTTAAAGTCACCAACAAGATGCTGTAATGAATGTTTGTCAGtactttaatgtaatttttcaaTGAATAAATGTTGAgaatttgacatattttaaaattatttatacctgcaaatgaatgtttttggaATTGAATACACCTCAAAATACAATGAAGTGCCTCATCATATATTGTAAATacattgttatttgtttacatGGTTTGCATTTGCATGATTCCAGTAAGACAAAAGTATTTTCAGAGTATTTCAGAATGTACATAAACTGAGCTGTATGACTTAAAGTGATGTCAACAAACCCAATTAAAGTCAACTATTTTGAaaaattctgattttttttctgacatttgtaTGTTGAATGCTGGGGTTAGTAAGCTAGTAAATGTGAGCTGCAACACAGTAAAACCCTTGATAAACTAAACTGAGGGCCAGAATGAGTGGAGAGAACAAGACGGTGGAAGAGCTGACTCACAAACACGTCGTTAGTGTACTGGTGAGATGGCATCTAACAACATTGATTGCCAGACATAGTTTTCTCCAATGTATGAGCATTGGCCAGTACGCAAGGTAAGGTGGCTATTTTGGTTGGGTTGCCAACATTTCAATAAGCCAAAACTGGACATTCCTCTGCCATGCATTTAAGCCTTGTGTGGCgttgatgtttttgttgctCAGTGGTCTGGTGTACCCACCGCAttatagtttgtttgtttttttttaatcaatgcaaccataacaatttatgtaaaaataccagacgtttaaaatatcacaagtgtccagcttggcattctcctttagcagctgtagccagtcagcagcctgtccatgttgtccaccctcacacatacacacacatatacaaaaacatactaacagcaggccatgtaggaggagaacagagtgaagggacataACACCTCCTTACTTCTATTACCCATGGATTCACTCCAACACcacatgttcttcacagaaaattagCAAATGCCAAGGAATCTGAagttcaaataataataattgcatcattaaatgcatcattttttcATTTGGTAAACTTTGATCATTtggtcccacagaccccaacaccacataaGGGTTAAAGTCAAAATTCAGACACACCTCTCATGTCTCTCCACCTGTACTCCTTATTTGATCTTGCCACTGTCAACTAATAGACATTTTAGTGCATTgtaaaccacacaaacagccCGTCATTTATAAAGACAAGTAGCTGACATGGTgcttaatcatttaaaaattttaacaGACACTGACTGATTTGTAGAGAAGACCAGTTTAGGTTGTGTTGCTCAGAAGAATCGCTGTCCTGTTTAACAGTGAATGAGAAATGAAATTTTGCAGATTTGATTTGTTTGGATCTTTGGTGATGCATGCCTTGAGTTGATTTTGAAGGCATATTTCTAAGAAAGAGTAAcagttatatttaaatatttctttctTGGCAGTTTTGTGCTTCTTCATTTTTACAGATGTGACATCGTGTAGCTCTCTTTATGATGGTTGGCTGCTTGGCAACCCTTCTGTCTATACTCCTTCActctgctagaaaaaccagcacagaccaggatgtctggtcaccagcaaaaccagcataagAATTCCAGCAGGGCCAGCCACCCGGTGCTATGCTTTATAGGGACATGGTTAGCTTAAGGAGTTAGGGATAGCATACTTACTGAAACAACATGTAGGGTGGGTATTTAAGTGAATCAAACAGTGTGTTCTGCTGTTAAAGTTTTAATGATGTGACATTTTTATGGGTAAATGTAGGCCATTTTACCTTCCTAGAGCGAGTGCCTGTATTACTTTGGTAGCTGTGTACGTTCCTACTCAAGCACTCAGGAGAATAAAACATTGGACCAATGCCATAGTAATGTACCACAGTCGTACCATGCAGTTAGCAAGAACCCTATTCAGCCAAGTGGAtcaaaaaactgatttttctCGTTCCCAAATATCATTAATGATTGAAGGCTGTTAAATCCACCAAAAGGACTGTAAAGAGGTGGTCGGTTGGGGCAGTAGGGATACTAAGGGTCTGTATTGACTCTGAATGAAAATTTTCCGAGATGCTTGCTTTGATTTGAGAAGACAGATgctatcatttttcagttttgctgaAAATGTTTGGATCCTAACAAaatctgttactgtatttcagAATAAAGAGCTCTGGTTCACTAAGGATGATAAGACCCTTTGTATTAAGAAAGCTGAATGCCAAAAAAACTGGATAAGTTAGGAAAGGTATACACAAGTTGTAAAACTAagtttataattaataatatggATCCTGACCTCCCTGATAAACCAAATAATTCTATTGTTGTTTGAAACATTGAGTGCTTGTATTCCTGAGAATGTTTCTAAAACTGCAGAACATCAGGTGAGGTGCctgtttagatgtaaagaaaaCTGGAGAGAGCTaactgtatagaaccatttctgcAACTGCAATATATATAATTCTATTTAGGTTATCACAGGTTGCAATAACTTTAATAAACTAAACATAGAAGCAATGTGAAATCTAGTGTACACAGCAAATATGTATGATTGACTGACATAAAATTGTTTCTCAAAGAGAGCTACTGTAGAACAGAAATTAATTTCAGACATTCAATGATAGTTAAAGGAGTAGGTCATTAAAATTGCTatctctgagaaagagaaaacaagcaCTAGCCATATGTACCAATATTGTGACTAATAATATGGGATTGGTTGTTCTCCTGTTTTAAAAGTTATTTGAAATGGAGGGAAATAACCCCTGGAAGGCCACAAATGGGCAAAGATCTCCCCTCATAAGATGCTGTGCATTCTAGGGCACTACAACCAGTACATGGAACTACTTGGAaacatttaaatacttttttataaAGAACTAACGGACAGCCAAGTGAGAGTGCCTGAATGCAGAGGAAACAAAGCACTCCAGCATAGGCAGTGAGAACGGCCTCATGTGCAAGACTGCGCTTACATCCCTTTCACAGCGCCTAGCCTGTGATTAGAAAGTGACCAGCAGACACACAGGAGTCTCAATTCTCGCAAGGTGAGAAAACTCCCAATTCTAGTGGGACTCGAACCCACAACCTTTGAATGGCCTCAAACCTGTGTCTAGAAGTCCAATGCACTAACCATTGTGCCACAGAGCCCATAAGACTCGCAAGCTGTTGAGGGAGCTGTCGTTTTGAAGGAAAATGCCGGAAAACGTTTACTAAGGACACGAGGCACCGCTGGGATTCGAACCCAACAAATGGTCGACAACATGGTCATTTGCTTTACCAGttgaaaaggtgaaaaaaaCTGGACTCTGCTAGATGAGCACAAATTAAGGACTGCCCTTACACAAAAGCTGATTTCACTGGGAATGCCCTACTAATTCACTTGTAAGCTAGATCAGGTGAATGTAGTCACATAATGCACTGCAGTGGGGAATGAAATTTTGGAAATGCGGCCAAGTGCGAGTGCCTGAATGCAGAGGAAACAAAGCATTCCAGCATAGAGAGTGAGAACGACCTTGTGTGCAAGCCATTGCTTCCGTCTCTTTCACAGTGCTTGGCCTGTGATTAGAAAGGGAGCAGCAGACACACAGGGGACTCAAGTCTCGCAAGGTGAGAAAACTCCCGACTCTGGTGGGACTCGAACCCACAACCTTTGAATGGCCTCAAACCTATGTCTAGAAGTCCAATGCGCTATCCATTGCGCCACAGAGCCCATAAGACTCACTCAAAATGTTGAGGGAGCTGTCGTTTTGAAGCAACATGCCGAAAAACATTTACTATGAAGACGAGGCACCGCTGGGATTCGAACCCAGGATCTCCTGTTTACTAGACAGGCGCTTTGACCAACTAAGCCACGGCGCCACGGAATGCCTTGCAACGAGTCTCCTTGTGCCGCAGTTCTCCGTATTGCTCTTTGACTGGCTTTTGagcaaacactacaaacaacagTCGCTGCTGGGTATCAGACCAAGGCTTTTCTATCGACTTGAGCAGCATTAAATCCAGCAAAAGTCTACCTCAGGCACCTCTCCCACAAACGGTGGACAAGTTGGACATTCGCCTTACCAGTTGAAAAGGTGAGCAAAAACTGGACTCTGGTAGATGACAGCAAATTAAGGACTGCCCTTACACAAAAGCTGATTTCACTGGGAATGCCCTACTAATTCACTTGCGAGCTAGATCAGGTGAATGTAGTCACATAATGCACTGCAGTGGGGAATGAAATTTTGGAAATGCGGCCAAGTGCGAGTGCCTGAATGCAGAGGAAACAAAGCATTCCAGCATAGATAGTGAGAACGACCTCGTGTGCAAGCCATTGTTTCCGTCTCTTTCACAGTGCTTGGCCTGTGATTAGAAAGGGAGCAGCAGACACACAGGGGACTCAAGTCTCGCAAGGTGAGAAAACTCCTGACTCTGGTGGGACTCGAACCCACAACCTTTGAATGGCCTCAAACCTATGTCTAGAAGTCCAATGCGCTATCCATTGCGCCACAGAGCCCATAAGACTCACTCAAAATGTTGAGGGAGCTGTCGTTTTGAAGCAACATGCAGAAAAACATTTACTATGAAGACGAGGCACCGCTGGGATTCGAACCCAGGATCTCCTGTTTACTAGACAGGCGCTTTGACCAACTAAGCCACGGCACCACGGAACGCCTTGCAACGGGTCTCCTTTTGCCGCAGTTCTCCGTATTGTTCTTTGACTGGCGTTTGagcaaacactacaaacaacagTCGCTGCTGGGTATCAGACCAAGGCTTTTCTATCGACTTGAGCAGCATTAAATCCAGCATAAGTCTACCTCAGGCACCTCTCCCACAAACGGTGGACAAGTTGGACATTCGCTTTACCAGTTGAAAAGGTGACAAAAACTGGACTCTGGTAGATGACAGTCCAGCAAAAGTCTACCTCAGGCACCTCTCCCACAAACGGTGGACAAGATGGACATTCGCTTACCAGTTGAAAAGGTGACAAAAACTGGACTCTGGTAGACGACAGCAAATTAAGGACTGCCCTTACACAAAAGCTGATTTCACTGGGAATGCCCTACTAATTCACTTGCGAGCTAGATCAGGTGAATGTAGTCACATAATGCACTGCAGTGGGGAATGAAATTTTGGAAATGCGGCCAAGTGCGAGTGCCTGAATGCAAAGGAAACAAAGCATTCCAGCATAGATAGTGAGAACGACCTCGTGTGCAAGCCATTGCTTCCCTCTCTTTCACAGTGCTTGGCCTGTGATTAGAAAGGGAGCAGCAGACACACAGGGGACTCAAGTCTCGCAAGGTGAGAAAACTCCCGACTCTGGTGGGACTCGAACCCACAACCTTTGAATGGCCTCAAACCTATGACTAGAAGTCCAATGCGCTATCCATTGCGCCACAGAGCCCATAAGACTCACTCAAAATGTTGAGGGAGCTGTCGTTTTGAAGCAACATGCTGAAAAACATTTACTATGAAGACGAGGCACCGCTGGGATTCGAACCCAGGATCTCCTGTTTACTAGACAGGCGCTTTGACCAACTAAGCCACGGCGCCACGGAAAGCCTTGCAACGGGTCTCCTTGTGCCGCAGTTCTCCGTATTGCTCTTTGACTGGCTTTTGagcaaacactacaaacaacagTCGCTGCTGGGTATCAGACCAAGGCTTTTCTATCGACTTGAGCAGCATTAAATCCAGCAAAAGTCTACCTCAGGCACCTCTCCCACAAACGGTGGACAAGATGGACATTCGCTTACCAGTTGAAAAGGTGACAAAAACTGGACTCTGGTAGACGACAGCAAATTAAGGACTGCCCTTACACAAAAGCTGATTTCACTGGGAATGCCCTACTAATTCACTTGCGAGCTAGATCAGGTGAATGTAGTCACATAATGCACTGCAGTGGGGAATGAAATTTTGGAAATGCGGCCAAGTGCGAGTGCCTGAATGCAGAGGAAACAAAGCATTCCAGCATAGATAGTGAGAACGACCTCGTGTGCAAGCCATTGTTTCCGTCTCTTTCACA from Pygocentrus nattereri isolate fPygNat1 chromosome 23, fPygNat1.pri, whole genome shotgun sequence encodes the following:
- the si:dkey-17o15.2 gene encoding UAP56-interacting factor yields the protein MGDGQVRTDVSEPMEEPQSSGADKIDMSLDDIIKLNKKEQKANRAAFRVRNKRAANKNNVLKKLSQVPQTRRGLRRGTLQYQGPSRSRGLNRARGLGRRGSLRGSGLSPLNRASASTVRPEQLGENTVPQRGAFRGRGRGRGRGRGGLNRGAFSARGQRAPQRGGRPFTLDRGFAATRGAGKLESYQKIRSRTTASSSGTTLTVSLPNAKPAAAPPPKRGGAMLRGRSSDAAGSPTPKGIQLHFNYKATTNQTGLSLHDRFTSLRIRGRGRRAERGSGRGRGRGQIRGQRIEGERGRGGGGGRGMLRGGMAVAQGGRGRGRGRGRGGRAAARGAGRMVILQ